From the genome of Candidatus Methylopumilus turicensis, one region includes:
- a CDS encoding ADP-ribosylglycohydrolase family protein, translated as MSANLLTKADRMRGLLWGLFIGDALSMPVHWYYDISALAKDFGQIRDYQAPKAHHPNSIMSLANTSKSWSWLTRWRYCWGCDSERKKTSLGSC; from the coding sequence ATGAGCGCTAATCTTCTCACTAAAGCTGATCGTATGAGAGGCTTGTTATGGGGTTTATTTATCGGGGATGCACTCTCAATGCCAGTGCATTGGTATTACGATATTTCGGCATTAGCAAAAGACTTTGGCCAGATTCGTGATTATCAGGCGCCCAAAGCACATCATCCTAACTCAATCATGTCTTTAGCTAACACCAGCAAAAGCTGGTCGTGGCTCACAAGATGGAGATATTGTTGGGGATGTGATTCTGAAAGGAAAAAAACATCACTGGGGTCCTGCTAA